The DNA region AAAGTCGTCAAAAATTGGACATATTTGAGGAAGAGCGTCCTGTCGGCATTCAGATATTTGGTGGCGATGAGGAAGCGATGGCGATGAGTGCGCAGATTGTTTCTACGGTCAATCCTGATTTGGTGGATATCAATTTCGGATGTCCCGTCAAAAAAGTCGTTTCCAAAGGTGCAGGCGCTGGCGTATTAAAAGATATTGACCTGATGGTGCGCCTTACAGAAGCGGTTGTACGAGGAACGAATCTACCAGTTACGGTCAAAACGCGTCTTGGCTGGGACCATGACTCCTTAAATATATTGGAAGTAGCTGAGCGATTGCAAGATGTCGGGATTCAAGCCTTATCCATCCACGGTCGTACAAGAGCGCAGATGTACAAAGGTCATGCAGACTGGACATTGATCGGTAAAGTGAAAGAAAATCCAAGAATTAAAATTCCCATTTTTGGAAATGGAGATATCGACAGTCCAGAAAAAGCGGTAGAATATAAAAATCGATACGGTGTTGATGGATTAATGATCGGTCGCGCCGCCATTGGTTATCCTTGGATTTTTAGGGAAATAAAACATTTTGAAAAAACAGGAGAATATTTAGCACCTCCAACGATCCAAGAAAGAATTGATGTCATTAAAAAGCATTTGACGCAATCTATGAAGTGGAAGGGCGACACTTTGGGGATTTTGGAAATGCGTCGACATTATGCCAATTATTTGAAAGGTTTTCCATCCGTAAAAGAATTTAGAAATATTCTCGTCAATCTCAAAACCTATCCTGAGATCGAAGAAGTTTTGGATAAAATGATTGTTCGATATGATGGCTTTATTCCTGATCGAATTATGGCATCTTATCCAGAAGGCAACGAACCTAGTTGCTCTATCTAAAAAATACAAAAGGTTGATAATTAAATTATCAACCTTTTTATTTCTTTTCAATCGTCCCCGTATAAGAAATTGGGGTACGCGTATTACTCACAATCTGCACAGTTGCATAACCTGAAGTTCCCACATTCATCCAAATTTGTTGCACATCATTCACCGTTGCAAACATGCCGAGGTCTTTGGGCACAATATGTATTTGATACATACTTTTTTTCTTATTGGGCTGGATATCGTATTTATACCTCGTTGTAGTAAACTTTACACCTCCATCTGAAGGATTTAGAGGAGCGGAAAAACTTCGCCCAAAATAGGGCAACCATCCAATAATAGAGTCAGACTTTACAGTTAGCGTATAATTATAATTTAGTATAACATTTCCGCCAGCCATAGGATTGGCATTACGTGCATGAAATACAAAATTTGTATCCAAAATCATTTTTGTAATAGAATCTATCTCGGCTACTTTAGTAACTTGATTCTTGGCAGAATTACATGAAAATATGAGCATAATCATACTGAAAAATACAATTAGCTGGCGCATAACCTTCCAATTTTAACTATGAATTTACTAATATTCCTCTATTTTTAAAAATTATTATAAAATTTTAGTACATGATAAAAGGTTTGAGTAAAGGAAGTATTGTTATTGCACTTTTGTTTAATTTTCATATTATTCAAGCTCAATCAAATCAACATAGATTATTACTAGGAATTTCAAAAGTGGATCACAAATTGGTATTAATGGATGCCAAGACTTACCAAGTTTTAAATAAAGTCGATATTGGCGAAGATCCGCATGAGGTTACAGTTTCTAGTGATGGCAAAACAGCTTATGTTTCCAATACAGGATTTGGAAGTTTGCATGAAATAAATGTAATTGATTTAGTGCATCAAAAAGCAATTAAAAATATTGACACACGTCCACTTTGGGGACCACATGGACTTTCTTATACTAATAATGAATTGTGGTTTACTGCTCAAGGCTCTAAAGCTATTGGTAGATATAATCCTCAAACAGATAGTTTGGATTGGAGTATGGGAACTGGGCAAAACGTTACGCATTTATTATATGTAAAAAAAGATGCAAAGCAAATCTATGCTACAAATGTGGAGTCAGGAACTGTCAGCATTTTGGAAGAGAAACTAGTACAGCCGATGATCCCGCCAACTGGCAAATTACCTCCAAATGCTAAACCAAGATTAGATTGGGATCAAACATTGATACCTGTTGGTGTCGGTGCAGAAGGCTTTGCTGTTACACCTGATGAAAATGAACTATGGACTATAAAACCAGACGGAACCATTGCAATTATCAATTTATCCGAAAAAAAATTGGAACAAACAATCAATTCTAAAGTTCTTGGCTTACATAGAATTGGGTTTTCAAATAATGGAAAACTTGCGATTATTGTTAGTGTGAGGACGGGAGATCTTTTGGTTTATGATGTTGCTAAACGACAAGAAATCAAGCGCCTTAACATTGGTCAAGGCGCAGGTATTATGGTTGACGAGAAAGAAAATATTGCTTATATCTCTTGCACTCCTAATAACTATACAATTGTTTTTGATCTAAATAAATTAAAAGTTATTCAAAAACTAAAATACGGTGGTCGTCCAGATGGTATAACTATTGCTGAATGGAAGGATTAAACATTTATAACTTGGGTTCATTATAGATTCCGAACTCCGCAATTGAAGGAGTACTATTATATTCATTTATCTTCATACGTACTTTATCGCCTTTTGTATTGGGGAAACGGATAAGTTTGGTTTTCTGTTTATTATTACCATCTATAAGTTTTTTCCATTGCCCATGAGTATAAATTTCCAATGTATAATTTGTAATCTTTGGCTCGCCACCTTCAGTAATAACAATGGTATTAAAAGAAATATCTTTTCCTAATACAACTTCATACCATGGATTCTTAATTTCTGGATTAGATTCCCATGAAGTATTAAACTTATCATCATTTCCAAAATCCATAATATTCATATCATCACTCCAACTACTTTCTGCAAATTTGTCCTTAGCTAAATTGCGCGAAATTATTGGAGCATCTTGTTTTGGTAAAGCTTGATATTTTTTATCATCTTGCCATAATTCACCCATTTTTTGTAATGCATCTAATGCATTTTTATCGATAAGACCCTCTTTATTAGGTGCAACATTTAAAAGAAAATTACAATATGCATTGTTAAATGGAACCAAATTATCCTTGATAAGAAATTCTGGAGATTTTAAGGTTGAACTCGGAAATGTCGTTTTCCAAAACCAGTTTTCTTGTAAAGGCAAACAAGACAAAGCGGGCAACTTATTCGTCTCTTTAGAAATCATTTGACCAGCATTTTGTTCGTAAGATTTTATATCCGAGTAAAACAACGCACCCGCTGGATATTTGGCGGAATTGAGATCCATTACTAAACAATTAGGTTGCCATTTTTTTACCCAATTATAAATTTCTTGAAAAGATATATCGTCATAACTAATTCTAGACCAAGGAGCATCCCAACCATCAAATATAAGCGCATCTATTGTTCCATAGTTTGTTAATAATTCCTTCAATTGAGCCTTGATAAATACTATGCTTTGCTTGTTAATATTATTTGGACGTATCCGATGATGTGTATCCAATATGGAATAATATAAAGATACTTTCAGTCCATTTTTTCTAAAGGCATTGACATATTCTTTAACTACATCTTTTTTGAACGAACTATTCATGACACTATAGTTCGTTGTTTTTGTATCCCATATACAGAATCCACTATGATGCTTTGTAGTTAAGCATCCATAAGTCATATGCGCAGACTTGGCAGCTTTTGCCCACTGATCACAGTCTAACTTAGTAGGATTAAATGTAGCGGCTGGCATGTCAGGATCTGGCCAATCTTGATTTGCATAAGTTGGAATATTAAAATGAATAAACATGCCAAACTTTAAATCAATAAATGCTTGTTGTAGTTCCTGCAAGGATTTCTTTTCTGGACTATTATAAACTTTTTGAGCATTCATATTTAAAAATGTCAAAAACAAACAAAGGCATAAAATAATCTTTCTCATTTATAATTTGCTTTTGGTAAAACTATAGTATTGTATTTAAAACTAATTGTTAATGACAATTACAATTTACTTTCTCTTTTATATAAAGAACAAAATACCAACAAAATTAATCCCGGAGCCAAAATCAAACCAAGTCCATAACATTTGCCCATCCAAGCGCCCAGTAAACAACCAATCAAAAATCCTGAAATGGTTACCATTTGTTTTTTCAAACTATTCCAGCCATCTATACGAAATTGCCCACCTTTTAATACATTACTCAAGTCCAGTGATGCTTGCGTAACATTTCCTGTCATCATGGTAGTAGGACCATGCGTTTCTTTTGCAAACATCTTTCCAAATGCATTTTGAAATCCTAGCCCAACTACTGTGATCATCACCGAAGTGTACATACATAATTGCGATTCCAAATTCGAAAAATGTGGGAGTAAAAAGCCCAATACGCCAGCAAGTATTAGCAAACAGCTTTCTATCAATAACATATTATATCTGTTAGAAAGTCTTCCTGCAAGTCTTCCCCCTATCATTACCGTAACTATAAATATGGGAAAAGAAATTAATTTTACCCATGAGCCTTCACCAGATCCAGAGGCCACCTGAGCTGCAAATACAACAAAATTGCCTGTCACATGTGCGGAAAAGATACCCTCCCCAGCTACAAATGTTAAAGTATCACAATAACCACCGATTACAGCTAGTAAAAAGGTGAGACAACTGATTGTTTTTACTGAATTTTCAAATACCATAGTCTTGATTTTTACTAATAATGTGTTCTAAAATAACTTGATCAAATGAATAGGTCCCCGCACCTAAAACTAATAAAAAAAGCAACGACAGTGTATACATATAAGGAACATCTCGTATTTCAATATTATCATGGCGATGCACTACAAAATATCCAATTGCTGTAACTCCAATCGTTGGCAATACCACTAAACGAGTGCCTAAACCCATCATCATTAAAAATGGAACAACCGTATCCGAAAATGTAGCTATCAGCCCATTTAACTTATCAGGCAATCCGAGCGGATTTGGAACATGCTCTTTTTGCCCATTTTCTACTCTAAATTTTTTCATGCCATGTACCCGAAATAACTCTAGCGCTAATAAAAATCGAAAGATTAAAACTGCAAGGTTATTTTTTATATTTCCTAAATCAGAGCTCAGGACAAAGTGAATGATTGAATTCATTATTTAAAATTTAGAAGGCAAAACAAGAACAACCCAATGCACCCCAAAAAGCGGTATAATTATTTACCGGCACTTCACTTTTACGTGCTTTATCATGCGCATGACCATGTACATTACAAGCACCAGCACAACAATGTAACATCGAAAAATCTACAACATCTTGACCGCTGTTTTTTGTTTTGGCTTTATAACTCGACAAACTATAATTTCCTTTTCCTTCATTATAAAAGCCATTGAAAGATTTGGTTGGCGACCAATCAGGTAAAATTGGAATGGTAGGTGGAGCATAGTTTGAAAATTTATCTTTTGCATACACAATCTTTCCTCCAACGATCGTCATTTCGGATTCAATATGTTTGATAGCTTCATCTTCTACGGTAAAATAATCACTATCCAAAACCGCCAAATCTGCAAACTGTCCGACTTTTATAGAACCTTTTTTATCTGTTTCTGTTGAGAACCATGCGCCTCCTTTAGTATATAATTCTAGTGCAGTTTCACGACCTACCGTTGTGTCAGGACTATACAATTGCATTCCTCCAACCGTCTTCCCCGTTGCCAACCAATACAGACCGAGCCAAGGATTGTAACTACTTACACGCGTTGCATCTGTACCAGCACCGATCGGAACTTCCATTTCTAAGATTTTCTTAACTGGTGGCGTTTGTGTCGCAGCATTAGCACCGTACCTATCAGTAAAATACTCTCCTTGAAAAGCCATTCTATCTTGCACCGCAATACCACCGCCTAAGGCTTTGACTCGTTCTATATTGCGCTCGTCAATTGTCTCGGCATGATCAAAAATCCAATGCAAACCATCAAATGGAATTTCTCTATTGACTTTTTCAAATACATCCAAAAAACGTGTAATACTTTCATTATACGTAGCATGTATTCTAAATGGCCAACGTTTTTCCACTAATTTAAGAACAACTTTTTCTAGTTCATCTTCCATCTTTTCTGGCAAATCTGGACGAGGTTCCATGAAGTTTTCAAAATCAGCTGCGGAAAATACCAACATTTCACCCGCTCCATTGTGACGATACATATCATCTCCTTGATGCAATTCCACACTATTAGTCCAATGTTCAAAATCTTCAAATTCGTGTTTTGGACGTTGTGTAAATAAATTATACGCGATACGAATCGTCAATTGATTTTGTTCATTTAATAAACGTACCACTTCATAGTCTTCTGGAAAATTTTGAGACCCGCCACCAGCATCTATCACACTCGTTATACCAAATCTATTGAGTTCTGTCATAAAATGACGTGTAGAATTTATTTGATAGTCTAGTGATAGTTTGGGGCCCTTTCCTAAAGTTGAATACAAAATCATGGCACTAGGTGTAGCTAAAATCAAACCAGTAGGATTACCATTCGCATCTTTTTGAATCGTACCACCTGGAGGTGCTGGTGCATCTTTAGTATACCCAACAGCATTTAAGGCTGCTCTATTTAAAAATGCGCGATCATACAAATGCATAATAAAAACAGGCGTTTCTGGAGCAATCGCATTGATTTCATCCAATGTAGGCATTCTTTTTTCTGCAAATTGATATTCCGTCCAGCCACCAATCACTCTTACCCATTGAGGAGAAGGTGTTTTGTCTACTTGAACTTTTAACATACGTAATGCATCTGCCAAAGAAGGAACTCCATCCCAACGTAATTCCAAATTATAATTGAGGCCTCCACGAATTAGGTGCGTATGTGAATCGTTGATACCAGGAATAACGCGTTTTTGAAGAAGATCAATTTTGCGTGTGGTAGTATCTCCATATTTATTCAAAATATCAGCATCATTACCCACAGCAAGGAATTTACCATCTTGAATAGCTACTGCAGATGCATTTGGATTTTGTGCATCTACAGTAGAAATTTTTCCATTAAATAAAATTAGATCAGCCATTTAGGAAAAATTTTAGTTGTTAATAGAAGCAATTGCACTTTGAATTCCATTTCCTGCAACTGTGAAAAATGCTGGCCCTGCCAATAAATACACCGTTTTCAATGGTTTTAATTTTGCCAAATTATTGTCCTTCAAATATTCCTCAGTACGGTATCCTTTTACAATACCTTTTACAATATTACCTGCTACTTCGGCTGTTGGAGAGTCAATACCTGCATCTTTCAAATCACTACCAAATGCGAAGTTTGTCACACCTAATTTCACCGCTTCTCTAGCGGCAACTTCACCTATATCAGTCATGATACCTGCATTAAATTGATTACGATCACCTAGTCCAATAATCAAATATTTTTTTGCTTTTAAACTAGAACCTTTAGGTGCATCTATTAATATAGTTTCGTATCGGCGACCTACAAAACGACCAGATTTACGTAGTTCTGTAAACTTGCCATTCATCGCTTTATCTAAATGTACTAAACCATTGAATTCCGCAGGCAAGGCTGGTGGAGCATTAAAAATATCCCCTTCCGTATATTCAAAGGCACAGACAACTTGCAAATCTGTCACTGTTGCGGAAGGCCCTTGTACTAAACCAATCATAGAAACACCATCCACATTACCCCAATTTTTGCTAGTTCCTGCTGGTGTTAATTTTTGTTTCGGATCAATCTGATTGATTCCTGTTGATTGTGCAAATATTTGTTGCTGAATGGGTGCAATGCCTGCAATCAAAAAGCCACTTATTATAGTTGCTTTTTTCCATAATTTACTCAAACTTGTCATTTTCATTTTATTATTATTTTAGAATTTGAAAGAAAGGCGAGTATTGATAAACAAACCATTTTTATGATTTGGTATCACATCGTCAATATAGTTACCTGTTTTAAAATATTGAACACCCATATTTAGGGCAATTTTATTTGTCATTGTATAGGTCGCACTTGCTAAATAAGCCGTACCTATATATCGTTTTTTTGAATCTACTAAGTTTAGATTCAACGTTCCACTTGGTCTGTAAATACCGTCACCTAAAGAATAGCGCCAGTTAAATACCACGTCACCTTGTAACATCAATTTAGCAATGGGACTATAACTCGCATATGGATGAATATCTATCAAATTGACAGGACCAATTTGCGGATTAAATCCAAAATATCCGCCTTTTGGATAAATGGGATTAAAGGTTTGTAACTTGCCATCACCAGCATGAGAATCGCCCGAGATATAGTCGTTGCGTATACTGATTGATGGACTTCCTTTTATTTGATCAAAATTATATCCAAACTCCGCAGCACCTGTCCACGCACTAATTTTTCCTTTTCCAAAATGCCCAAATTGATAAGCGCCTTCGAAATTATAAATAAAACCACCGCCATATTTATAGTATCTAGCACCTACAGTTTGGCGTCTTTCATTCGCTACGCCTTCTACAAATACGGAATTATCTCTGCGAATGCCAATGTAATAAAATTCTACATTTCCACTTTTGGGAATAATCCAATTGCCGTACAGTCCCCATAAATTGGCCTGCTTGCTGGATTTATTATCTAGTGCGCCTGTATTAATCGTATCCGCAGCCATTACGAATGCATCTACTCTTAATTGTGGAGAAAAATAAGCCAATTTTATACCATCGAAATACAATCTCAAATTGGGACCTTCTCTCACAGAAATCAGTCGACCACTTCCATAGTCCAATTCTTGTCGACCAATCCGACCAGTGAGCGTTTTTTTATTTTTATCAATAAACTTATAGTCCAAAAATAAATTCTGAACATTAAATTTATCTTCATCAATCATACGCGCACCATTCTTTCGACCACTCTCCCAGGCACTTCGTATTTGCCCAAATACACGCCATCGATTATTCAAATGCCAATCACCATAGAAATCGTAACGTTGTAATAAAAATGGATTAGTCCCAATGCCGAGTCTTCCCCAATCTTCATTATCAAAATATACAAATTCCGCACGCGCCTCTCCACCTAGAGATAAGTAAGATTGCTTTCCCGTCGGGATATATTTCAAACTATGATAAAATGTTTTAGAAGAGTCTTTCCAAGTGGAATAATCTTCATCAAAACGCATCAATTTAAAACTTTGAGCATGGGATTTTTCCATCATTAAAAATCCCAAACCCCCAAAGAAGAAAGTAATTATATAGTGTAATAAATGTTTCGCCATTTTTATTTACACTATAATTAGTGAGCTAACATTTCGTGTGCATATTGTACTCCGATGCCATAAGCTCCGCCATATTTTTTCATTAAATCGGTAACGGCAGCATAGGTTTCTTGTCGTGCCCAATCTCTTTGCAGTTCTAATACATATTGTACCGACGTCATTGGTTTCACTCCTGCATGTACCATGCGTTGTACTGCACGCTCGTGTGCCTCTGGTGTTACATCACCACAAGCATCTGTAATGACAAATACATCATACCCCTCGTGCAAGGCAGATAAAGCAGGGCCAACTATACACACACTGGTCCATAGTCCTGCTAATACTATTTTCTTTTTTCCTTTTGCTGTGATTGCTTTATAGGCATTTGCATCTTCCCAAGTATTCATCGTAGTACGATCTAAATAACCGGAAGTTGCTTGCGGATAAAAGGTTTCAATCTCAGGAAACACTGGTCCAGAAAATGATTTTTCGGCTACTGTAGTTACGATAGTTGGTACATTAAAAATCTTAGAACCACCTGCAATCAATGCAGTGTTGGTACGTAATTCGTTGAAAGCAATGCTTTTGGTTGCAAATCCCATTTGACCTTCGAAATCAATCAATACCAATGTATGATTATCGGGGGCTAATAAATCTGGAGACGGTTTCATTTTGAATAAATTATAGTTATTAAGTAGTTAAATTTTTAATTTGGTTATCATATCATCGGTCAAACTATCCGAATAAGTGCCGTAAGCATTTACCAAAATACCTCTATCGCCCGTGTTGGAAGAAATGCCATAAATAATTTCTTCTTCTTCTGGATCTGAATCATCTTCAAATCTAAAAACATGGTCAATTTCAAATGCCGTTGGATAAATTTTAGAACCCTCTAGCACAATACAATCATTATTTAAATCAAAATTTTGAGTGTACCCTTTTGCTTGCAACCATTCAATTGCATCCAATCCATTATCAAAGACGAATTCAGTTCGCATAATTTTTAATTTAAATATATTGTTGCTACAATAATTGTAGCAACAAATGTATGAATATTTATTTCAGAATGCAAAATTATTCTTCAATAAATGCCAAAAGATCTTTGTTAATTGTTGGAGCTTCGGTGGTTGGCATACCGTGAGGGAATCCTGGATAAGTTATTAATTTACCATTTTTCAAAAGTTTAGCAGATTTTACGCCTGCATTTTCAAAAGGAACAATTTGGTCGTCTTCACCATGCAGTACGAGCACAGGGATTTCCACAGCTTTCAAATCCTCCCGAAAATCTGTTTCAGAGAAAGCTTTGATACCTTCATAATGCGCTACAATACCGCCCATCATTCCTTGTCTCCACCAATTACGTTGTATACCTTCTTTCACATCTGCCCCTTCTCTATTATAACCATAGAAGGGAATAGTTAAGTCAATATAAAATTGGTTTCTGTTGTGTAATGTTTGGTCTCTGATATTATCAAAAACTTCCAGAGGCACACCATCTAGATTTGTTTCATTTTTTACCATAATCGGGGGAACAGCACTAATCAAAACTGCTTTTTTTGCGCGACCATTGGCATATTTATTTACATAACGAATGACTTCACCGCCACCAGTAGAGTGTCCGATATGAACGACATCATTCAAACCTAAATAATCCACTAACTCAGCCGCATCAGCCGCATATTGCTCGATATTATGCCCGTAGATATTTTGGCTAGAGCGACCGTGGCCTCTTCTGTCATGCGCAATGACTCTATAACCCTTTTGTAAAAAAAAGATGACTTGTGCATCCCAATCGTCAGAGGATAGTGGCCATCCGTGATGAAACATTAGGACAGGGCCTTCACCTTGATCTTTGTAAAAAATTTCTGTACCGTCTTTTAATTTGAGTGTACTCATTTTGATTGAATTTTAAATATTAATAAATAAGAAATTTTAGTTTAACATTTACGCATTGGAATTTTCTTTTAATAATTCTAACAGATCCTCCGCTCCTCCATTGAATTTTTGATTATTTATATAAAAAGAAGGCGTACCATTCACGCCACTGCGTACCCCGCTTTCAAAGTCATTATCAACCTTATCATTGACCTTATCAGATTGAATATCTTTTTCAAATTGAACCATATCCAAATTTAATTTAGTGGCTAATTGAAGTAAAAATTCAGAGCTCAATACATCTTGATTTTCATAAATAGCGTCGTGCATTTCCCAAAATTTACCTTGTAGATTTGCCGCTTCAGCAGCAAGTGCAGCAGGCCGCGCCATTGGATGCATTTCAGAAAGTGGAAAATTTCTAAAAACAAACGTTATGGCATCACCATATTCTTTTAATATTTTTTTTAAAATGGGATAAGCCGCACCACAATAAGGACATTGATAGTCTCCATACTCCACAATGACTAAATTAGAGCCATTGTTACCTATCAAATGATCTCCTTGATTTACTGCTGGTTTTAGTTGCATAGTTATTTATTTTTGAGATTTTCTAACGCATTTAAAATGCCATCTGCTCCTGGGTTAATTGCATCTGGAGAAAGATAATTCCAAGCAATAATCCCATTTTTGTCTATAACAAATAATGCTCTTTCACATTCTCCTTCTTTTTCATTATAAACACCATAAGCTTTTGAGACTGCGCCCTTCTCTTCAAAATCTGCTAGCAATGGGAAATGCAAATTTCTAGACTGAGTAAATGCCATATGACACCATTTACTATCTACAGATATACCCAATAATTGCGCATTATATTCTTTAAATAGTTTCAGCATTTCATTGTATAATGCCATCTCATCGCTACACACTGGACTCCAATCTGCGGGATAAAATGCAAGAATAACATTTTGCCCTCTTAACTCAGATAAAGTAATTTGTTGATCTGGAGTCGCGTACAATGTAAAATCTGGAGCTACTGAATTTATTTCTAACATAGAGGACAAGGTTTTAAGATGATAATAAACAATAATCAAATTCCGAACCTAAGATTATCCAATTGAATTTCAATAGATTATGAAGAAATGAGCAATTATAAAATTACGATATTTCGTAAATTTATACAAACTATGACGTAGGTAATAATACTGTTTATTTATATCCCGATTTTATACCCAGCTTTTTAATTTTAGTATATAAAGTTTGTGCAGTGATTTTCAATAAAGATGCAGCACCATTAATGCCAGAAACTCGACCTTCTGTCTGCTGCAAAGCCTTTAAAATATGGTCACGTTCTACATCTTCTAAACTATTCAATGGAACCTGAGTAACGTTATCTATAGTTTCATTTTTTGGAAGAGTAAATTCAGTAATGGATTTGCCTGAATACAAAACAAAATAGCGCTCAATTAAATGCTCTAACTCCCGAATATTTCCTGGCCAATGATAGTCAATCAATTTTTGAATTGCATTATTGGAGATGGCTGGTGCAGGCAATTGAAAACCATGAGAAAATTTTTCTAAAAAATGGGCCACTAATAAAGGAATATCGTCTTTTCGTTCTCTTAGCGGTGGCAATTCTATAGGAAAAACATGTAATCTATAATATAAATCAAGTCGAAAACGACCCGCTGCAACTTCTATTTCCAAATCACGATTTGTAGCAGCAATTACACGAACATCAATCGGAATTATCTTACTACCTCCCACTCTTTCGATTTCATTTTCTTGTAAAACACGCAGCAATTTTACTTGTGCATCCAACGACAATTCGCCAATTTCATCCAGAAATATAGTTGATTGATGAGCTTGTTCAAATTTACCCAAACGCCTTTGCATCGCACCTGTAAATGCTCCGCGCTCATGCCCAAACAGCTCCGACTCAACTAGATTTTGGGGTAATGCACCACAGTTTACAGTTACCAAACTATGGTTTTTTCGTTTGGAAACATCATGAATCATTTTCGCGATACGCTCTTTACCAGTGCCACTGTCACCAGTTATTAATACAGAGGAATTGGTTGGTGCAACCAACTGAACTTTATTCAAAACATCTAATAATTTCGGAGCACGGCCAATTATTTGATCTGTAGAAACGGAAATTAATGTTTGCTTTCGTTGATTCAATTCTTTTTCTACTTCTAGTCGATTTTGTGCAATTTCCAACATCAACAAAAGATTTTTCTCTCGGAAAGGTTTCACTAAAAATCCAAAAGGGCGCGTTAGCTTCGCCAACTCAAAAGTTTGTTGATTCGTATTTGCAGAAATATAAATAAATGGAATCTGTAATAGTTGTAAATCCTTCGCCAAATCTATGCCCGTCTCCGGACTAAGCAACATGATATCTAACAACACCCAATCTGGACGTTCAATAGCCAATGCATTTTTAGCTTGCATATAAGACGCCGCGATTGCCAATACACTATAACCAGCGGCTTCCACCATCATACGCAAATCATTAGCAACTATAAATTCATCTTCTACTATTAAAATTGTTTGCGTATTTTTTTTCATAATTTATTTCATTTATAGTTCTGTACT from Rhizosphaericola mali includes:
- a CDS encoding M17 family peptidase N-terminal domain-containing protein; translated protein: MKMTSLSKLWKKATIISGFLIAGIAPIQQQIFAQSTGINQIDPKQKLTPAGTSKNWGNVDGVSMIGLVQGPSATVTDLQVVCAFEYTEGDIFNAPPALPAEFNGLVHLDKAMNGKFTELRKSGRFVGRRYETILIDAPKGSSLKAKKYLIIGLGDRNQFNAGIMTDIGEVAAREAVKLGVTNFAFGSDLKDAGIDSPTAEVAGNIVKGIVKGYRTEEYLKDNNLAKLKPLKTVYLLAGPAFFTVAGNGIQSAIASINN
- a CDS encoding amidohydrolase, translating into MADLILFNGKISTVDAQNPNASAVAIQDGKFLAVGNDADILNKYGDTTTRKIDLLQKRVIPGINDSHTHLIRGGLNYNLELRWDGVPSLADALRMLKVQVDKTPSPQWVRVIGGWTEYQFAEKRMPTLDEINAIAPETPVFIMHLYDRAFLNRAALNAVGYTKDAPAPPGGTIQKDANGNPTGLILATPSAMILYSTLGKGPKLSLDYQINSTRHFMTELNRFGITSVIDAGGGSQNFPEDYEVVRLLNEQNQLTIRIAYNLFTQRPKHEFEDFEHWTNSVELHQGDDMYRHNGAGEMLVFSAADFENFMEPRPDLPEKMEDELEKVVLKLVEKRWPFRIHATYNESITRFLDVFEKVNREIPFDGLHWIFDHAETIDERNIERVKALGGGIAVQDRMAFQGEYFTDRYGANAATQTPPVKKILEMEVPIGAGTDATRVSSYNPWLGLYWLATGKTVGGMQLYSPDTTVGRETALELYTKGGAWFSTETDKKGSIKVGQFADLAVLDSDYFTVEDEAIKHIESEMTIVGGKIVYAKDKFSNYAPPTIPILPDWSPTKSFNGFYNEGKGNYSLSSYKAKTKNSGQDVVDFSMLHCCAGACNVHGHAHDKARKSEVPVNNYTAFWGALGCSCFAF
- a CDS encoding hydrolase; translation: MKPSPDLLAPDNHTLVLIDFEGQMGFATKSIAFNELRTNTALIAGGSKIFNVPTIVTTVAEKSFSGPVFPEIETFYPQATSGYLDRTTMNTWEDANAYKAITAKGKKKIVLAGLWTSVCIVGPALSALHEGYDVFVITDACGDVTPEAHERAVQRMVHAGVKPMTSVQYVLELQRDWARQETYAAVTDLMKKYGGAYGIGVQYAHEMLAH
- a CDS encoding DsbA family protein, with protein sequence MQLKPAVNQGDHLIGNNGSNLVIVEYGDYQCPYCGAAYPILKKILKEYGDAITFVFRNFPLSEMHPMARPAALAAEAANLQGKFWEMHDAIYENQDVLSSEFLLQLATKLNLDMVQFEKDIQSDKVNDKVDNDFESGVRSGVNGTPSFYINNQKFNGGAEDLLELLKENSNA
- a CDS encoding alpha/beta fold hydrolase, with the translated sequence MSTLKLKDGTEIFYKDQGEGPVLMFHHGWPLSSDDWDAQVIFFLQKGYRVIAHDRRGHGRSSQNIYGHNIEQYAADAAELVDYLGLNDVVHIGHSTGGGEVIRYVNKYANGRAKKAVLISAVPPIMVKNETNLDGVPLEVFDNIRDQTLHNRNQFYIDLTIPFYGYNREGADVKEGIQRNWWRQGMMGGIVAHYEGIKAFSETDFREDLKAVEIPVLVLHGEDDQIVPFENAGVKSAKLLKNGKLITYPGFPHGMPTTEAPTINKDLLAFIEE
- a CDS encoding alginate export family protein, with protein sequence MAKHLLHYIITFFFGGLGFLMMEKSHAQSFKLMRFDEDYSTWKDSSKTFYHSLKYIPTGKQSYLSLGGEARAEFVYFDNEDWGRLGIGTNPFLLQRYDFYGDWHLNNRWRVFGQIRSAWESGRKNGARMIDEDKFNVQNLFLDYKFIDKNKKTLTGRIGRQELDYGSGRLISVREGPNLRLYFDGIKLAYFSPQLRVDAFVMAADTINTGALDNKSSKQANLWGLYGNWIIPKSGNVEFYYIGIRRDNSVFVEGVANERRQTVGARYYKYGGGFIYNFEGAYQFGHFGKGKISAWTGAAEFGYNFDQIKGSPSISIRNDYISGDSHAGDGKLQTFNPIYPKGGYFGFNPQIGPVNLIDIHPYASYSPIAKLMLQGDVVFNWRYSLGDGIYRPSGTLNLNLVDSKKRYIGTAYLASATYTMTNKIALNMGVQYFKTGNYIDDVIPNHKNGLFINTRLSFKF
- a CDS encoding phosphoribosylpyrophosphate synthetase — its product is MRTEFVFDNGLDAIEWLQAKGYTQNFDLNNDCIVLEGSKIYPTAFEIDHVFRFEDDSDPEEEEIIYGISSNTGDRGILVNAYGTYSDSLTDDMITKLKI